The following are encoded together in the Patescibacteria group bacterium genome:
- a CDS encoding transposase, whose protein sequence is MDEQDYFRFVHDLYEFNDQDWVNNVTYFFRQKSKDIASPYMKKKARKLLVDIHAFCLMPNHYHLLLSPRQDKAISLFMKKLNMGYAKYFNEKYKRTGALFEGRYKSAPITQESHFLHLPYYIHCNPLDLIAPEWRKNKLDNYNKAKEFLENYRWSSHLDYCGKHNFPSVTNRDFLLEIFNGEKEYRKSIYDWLKNLETENLKDLLLEKP, encoded by the coding sequence ATGGATGAACAAGATTACTTCCGCTTTGTTCATGACCTGTATGAATTTAATGACCAAGATTGGGTGAATAACGTAACCTACTTTTTCCGCCAAAAATCTAAGGACATCGCAAGTCCTTATATGAAAAAGAAGGCAAGGAAATTGTTGGTTGACATTCATGCTTTTTGCTTGATGCCAAACCACTATCACCTACTTCTTAGCCCAAGACAAGATAAAGCGATTTCGCTATTTATGAAAAAACTAAATATGGGTTATGCTAAATATTTCAATGAAAAATACAAAAGAACCGGAGCGCTATTTGAAGGAAGGTATAAATCTGCCCCAATTACTCAAGAATCGCACTTTCTCCATCTTCCCTATTACATTCATTGCAACCCCTTGGATTTAATCGCGCCAGAATGGCGAAAAAACAAATTAGACAACTATAACAAAGCAAAAGAATTTTTAGAGAATTATCGTTGGAGTAGCCATTTAGATTACTGCGGAAAACACAATTTCCCCTCTGTGACAAATCGGGATTTCCTTTTAGAAATCTTCAATGGAGAAAAAGAATACCGAAAATCAATTTATGATTGGCTTAAAAATTTAGAAACAGAAAATCTAAAAGATCTATTATTAGAAAAACCTTAA